One genomic segment of Sanyastnella coralliicola includes these proteins:
- a CDS encoding ABC transporter permease produces the protein MFDKDKWLEILQIVLRNPIRAFLSGLGVSWGIIMLIITIGSVNGLQNGIRADSANRAANSMFLWTQQTSMPHKGFKSGRYFQLNNSDVEYLRRNLTTVDLVSPRIQLGGYNGSNNVTRGVETGAFNIYGDTPDYIDIEPNDIYQGRYINQRDIEEERKVCVIGKRVYEVLFPDGGEAIGEYIRINGVNFLVVGMYRSFRTGEDAEEATQSIFVPITTFQKAFHFGDYVGWLSILIKEGVNANDGADEVVAALKARKSVHPDDPRAFGFWTMAEELEEIELVFTGFNIVGFFFGGLVLLAGIIGIVNIMLITVKERTKEIGIRRGLGATPWKVIEQIILETIFLTTIAGLGGMVFGVLLIDIVAEVLSMSGESGSFRNPGVKLVIVVSILAFMIIMGAFAGLLPALRAVSIKPVDALRAD, from the coding sequence ATGTTCGATAAGGATAAGTGGTTAGAAATATTGCAGATCGTACTCCGGAACCCTATCCGAGCCTTTTTGTCGGGTCTTGGTGTGAGCTGGGGTATCATCATGTTGATCATTACCATCGGAAGCGTTAACGGGCTGCAAAATGGTATTCGTGCTGACTCCGCTAACAGGGCAGCGAACAGTATGTTCCTCTGGACGCAGCAGACGAGTATGCCTCATAAAGGGTTCAAGTCTGGACGTTACTTTCAGCTGAACAACAGCGACGTAGAATACTTACGACGCAATCTGACAACGGTAGATCTCGTTTCTCCTCGCATTCAATTGGGAGGGTACAACGGATCGAATAACGTGACAAGAGGCGTTGAAACAGGGGCCTTCAACATCTATGGCGATACCCCTGACTACATTGACATTGAGCCTAACGACATCTATCAAGGACGTTACATCAATCAACGCGATATCGAAGAGGAGCGGAAGGTGTGTGTGATAGGTAAGCGAGTTTATGAAGTCTTGTTCCCTGATGGGGGTGAGGCCATAGGTGAGTATATCCGCATCAACGGAGTGAACTTCTTGGTGGTAGGGATGTACCGCTCATTTCGAACCGGGGAAGACGCGGAGGAAGCGACACAGTCGATTTTCGTTCCAATAACCACTTTCCAGAAAGCCTTTCACTTTGGTGATTACGTGGGTTGGTTATCGATTCTCATTAAGGAGGGAGTAAATGCCAATGATGGCGCCGACGAGGTTGTCGCAGCATTGAAAGCCAGAAAAAGTGTCCACCCAGATGATCCAAGGGCCTTTGGATTCTGGACGATGGCCGAGGAGCTGGAAGAGATTGAATTGGTCTTCACTGGATTCAATATTGTAGGTTTCTTCTTCGGTGGGTTGGTGTTATTGGCTGGTATTATTGGGATCGTCAACATCATGCTGATTACCGTGAAAGAACGGACCAAAGAAATTGGGATTCGAAGAGGTCTTGGAGCTACACCGTGGAAGGTGATTGAGCAAATCATCCTCGAGACCATCTTCTTAACTACGATCGCCGGATTGGGAGGTATGGTCTTCGGCGTGCTGTTGATCGACATTGTAGCTGAAGTTCTTTCCATGTCTGGGGAGTCTGGATCATTCCGGAACCCTGGCGTTAAACTCGTGATCGTGGTATCGATCCTTGCATTTATGATCATTATGGGGGCATTTGCGGGCTTACTACCTGCACTGCGCGCCGTAAGTATAAAACCTGTAGACGCCCTGAGGGCAGACTAA
- a CDS encoding efflux RND transporter periplasmic adaptor subunit, with protein sequence MNKGCLYVLITFVVLILAGAGGTLYYLKEKESTGPETFDTKKAEKTDIVLKTVANGSVQPRQEIEIKPQISGIISEIYVQAGDIVEEGDLLAKVKVIPDMVSMSNAENRLERARIALDNADMDYERNKQLLDKGVIAPADFQQFEIARRQANEEFKAAQDNLQIVREGVAKRSGGATLTKVRSTISGMILDVPIKKGNSVIEANNFNDGTTIASVAAMDDLIFLGKLDESEVEKLSPGMELILTIGAIENKTYKAELEYISPKGVEENGAIQFEIKAAVKLDSTDFIRAGYSANADVVLDRRDQVMAVPEAVIQFDEEQNTYVEVSDGNSGWTRKDVELGLSDGIMVEILSGITEEDEIKVWNQPRFE encoded by the coding sequence ATGAACAAAGGGTGCCTATACGTACTGATCACTTTCGTGGTCTTGATCCTCGCTGGAGCCGGAGGAACATTGTACTACCTCAAGGAGAAGGAATCGACTGGTCCTGAAACCTTTGACACCAAGAAAGCTGAGAAAACCGATATCGTTTTGAAAACGGTAGCCAATGGTTCAGTTCAGCCGCGTCAAGAGATTGAAATCAAGCCACAAATCAGTGGAATCATCAGCGAGATCTACGTCCAAGCAGGAGATATTGTGGAGGAGGGTGATCTTCTGGCGAAGGTGAAAGTGATTCCAGACATGGTAAGCATGAGTAATGCAGAAAACCGTTTGGAACGAGCACGTATTGCCCTAGATAATGCCGATATGGACTATGAGCGTAACAAACAATTGCTCGATAAAGGCGTGATTGCCCCAGCTGATTTCCAGCAGTTCGAAATTGCTCGCAGACAAGCGAACGAAGAATTTAAAGCGGCTCAAGACAACCTCCAAATTGTGCGCGAAGGTGTGGCTAAACGTTCTGGCGGTGCAACACTAACGAAAGTGCGTTCGACGATCTCAGGGATGATCCTTGATGTGCCGATTAAGAAAGGAAACTCAGTCATTGAGGCGAACAACTTCAATGACGGTACAACCATCGCTTCTGTGGCGGCCATGGATGATTTGATTTTCCTCGGAAAGTTGGATGAATCTGAGGTAGAAAAGCTTTCTCCTGGAATGGAGTTGATTCTAACCATTGGTGCGATCGAAAACAAGACGTATAAGGCAGAACTCGAGTACATTTCACCAAAAGGAGTGGAGGAGAATGGTGCGATTCAATTTGAGATTAAGGCAGCTGTAAAGCTTGATTCAACTGATTTCATTCGCGCAGGTTATAGCGCTAACGCGGATGTAGTCTTGGATAGAAGAGATCAAGTGATGGCAGTGCCAGAAGCAGTCATTCAGTTTGACGAAGAACAGAATACTTACGTTGAAGTTTCAGATGGAAACAGTGGCTGGACGCGCAAAGACGTTGAGCTTGGGTTGTCTGATGGAATCATGGTTGAGATCTTAAGTGGTATCACTGAAGAAGACGAGATCAAGGTCTGGAATCAACCACGCTTCGAATAA
- a CDS encoding methyltransferase family protein — protein sequence MAMVEEFEKSGNWLFRWRSFLPLVLYVMALIVMLFGWDDQMDHRDLTWILVCLGVSFLGLIVRAFTVGYTPKGTSGRNTAEGQVAEVLNTKGIYSMVRHPLYLGNFFMWVGIIMYVGNWWFTALCTLMFWLYYERIMFAEEAFLTRKFGSSYKKWAEKTPPFLPRFSNYEAAGMMFSMKNVLKREYNGFFAVFISFLFLDIIKNYLDFERFELDFLIDPFWMYTVPVSFIIFITLRTLKKKTSVLDVKGREYEK from the coding sequence ATGGCAATGGTCGAAGAATTTGAGAAGAGCGGAAACTGGCTCTTCCGTTGGAGGAGTTTTCTACCCCTCGTATTATATGTCATGGCGCTTATCGTCATGTTGTTCGGTTGGGATGATCAAATGGATCACCGCGACCTGACATGGATCCTCGTTTGTCTCGGAGTGAGCTTCCTTGGATTGATTGTACGAGCTTTCACGGTAGGATATACCCCAAAAGGAACTTCTGGAAGAAATACCGCAGAAGGACAAGTGGCTGAGGTGCTCAACACCAAAGGAATCTACTCTATGGTGCGCCACCCACTTTACCTTGGAAACTTCTTCATGTGGGTTGGAATCATCATGTACGTTGGTAACTGGTGGTTCACTGCACTTTGCACCCTCATGTTCTGGCTCTACTACGAGCGCATCATGTTCGCCGAAGAAGCTTTCTTGACTCGCAAGTTTGGGTCTAGCTACAAGAAATGGGCGGAAAAGACTCCACCATTCCTACCTCGCTTTTCGAACTACGAAGCGGCCGGTATGATGTTCTCAATGAAGAATGTACTGAAGCGCGAATACAACGGATTCTTCGCGGTGTTTATCAGCTTCCTTTTCCTCGATATCATCAAGAACTACCTTGACTTCGAACGCTTCGAACTCGACTTCTTGATCGATCCATTCTGGATGTACACTGTTCCAGTTTCTTTCATCATCTTCATTACGCTTCGAACGCTGAAGAAGAAGACTTCAGTGCTTGACGTGAAAGGAAGAGAGTACGAGAAGTAG
- a CDS encoding TolC family protein yields the protein MRKSSVVLLLVGLLSASYLNAQDSLMISEQRFLQQFLTSYPLLQVAERNVAIAELDVESARAAFDPVWYGEFGNKVLEGKDYYSYNHSSIEWNLPPGFQLRAGTDLNRGDFINPERFTPSEGLAFAELKVPLGQGLLRDEFNTYLQRARLLNERSILDLELAQREWLIIAAEAYWSWKALEDVVDMREQITTLSQLRYKQTVQRYNGGAATAMDTLEAYNQVVKRKVELVTSQAELEFWYRTVGGMIWDQQLIPAYRRGGVQPDSTWTATLSQQIPTNDQLLLHPKMGMIRFDAGVADLDFRLARENLRPKIDFKAQALSDPRNLSISSNSTIFGVSAKVPIISRKERAKFNATKIKMEQVSLKLSQTERDLMQKYDQLSTQTSLLNQSLSLVEENAVNARKLLSMEEQKLRIGESTIFLLNRRENSYIEAELKRIETQLKLRSTEWKLLMLTEEPSNVVF from the coding sequence ATGAGAAAAAGTAGCGTTGTACTCCTGTTAGTTGGTCTCCTGTCGGCATCATACTTGAATGCTCAGGATAGTCTGATGATCAGTGAACAGCGCTTTCTTCAGCAGTTCCTGACCTCTTACCCTTTGCTTCAAGTGGCTGAGCGCAATGTGGCTATCGCCGAATTGGACGTTGAAAGTGCCCGCGCCGCCTTTGACCCTGTTTGGTATGGCGAATTCGGAAATAAGGTTCTTGAAGGCAAAGATTATTACAGCTACAATCATTCATCCATTGAATGGAACCTCCCTCCTGGATTCCAGCTGCGGGCTGGTACCGACCTAAATCGTGGAGACTTCATTAATCCTGAACGTTTCACTCCTTCAGAGGGTCTCGCTTTCGCGGAATTAAAGGTTCCGCTCGGACAAGGGTTATTGCGAGATGAGTTCAACACTTACCTTCAACGCGCTCGATTGCTCAACGAACGCAGTATTCTAGATCTCGAATTAGCACAGCGAGAATGGCTTATCATTGCCGCTGAAGCATACTGGAGCTGGAAAGCACTCGAAGACGTGGTAGACATGCGTGAGCAGATTACTACCCTTTCTCAACTCCGCTATAAGCAAACCGTTCAGCGCTATAATGGAGGAGCGGCTACGGCCATGGATACGCTTGAAGCCTATAACCAAGTAGTCAAGCGAAAAGTCGAGTTAGTGACTTCACAGGCAGAACTAGAGTTCTGGTACCGCACCGTTGGCGGAATGATTTGGGATCAACAACTCATACCAGCCTATAGACGTGGCGGTGTCCAACCAGACTCAACATGGACTGCCACGCTTTCACAGCAAATCCCAACTAACGATCAGCTGTTGCTCCACCCGAAGATGGGCATGATCCGATTTGATGCTGGTGTAGCTGATCTTGATTTCAGATTAGCTAGAGAAAACCTTCGTCCGAAAATCGACTTCAAAGCACAGGCGCTTTCCGATCCTAGAAACCTGAGCATTTCTAGTAACAGCACCATATTCGGCGTTAGCGCAAAAGTGCCAATCATCAGTAGAAAAGAACGCGCTAAGTTCAACGCCACGAAGATTAAAATGGAACAGGTTAGCTTGAAACTGTCTCAGACAGAACGTGACCTGATGCAAAAGTACGATCAGCTTTCAACCCAAACTTCGTTGCTGAATCAAAGCCTTTCATTAGTAGAAGAAAACGCAGTCAATGCGCGCAAACTACTGTCTATGGAAGAGCAAAAGCTACGTATCGGTGAAAGCACCATCTTCCTCTTAAACCGTCGAGAAAACAGCTACATCGAAGCTGAGTTGAAGCGAATTGAGACACAACTCAAGCTTCGTTCTACAGAATGGAAACTATTGATGTTGACGGAGGAACCTTCGAACGTGGTGTTCTAG
- a CDS encoding HlyD family secretion protein, whose protein sequence is MLNISPNTTPEREKYLHSKSLERLEGKGEQTKFLRMLGISFGILVILMLLPWTQNLNAPGEVISRFPDKKPQQVNSLIDGRIKKWYAFEGQNINAGDTIVTLTEVKPEYLDEDLIPRTLALVRAKEEAIVLYTNKLEALANQEVILEERRELAIQQAKLKIQQSIQKVAADSAAAVQARIDRDIANEREKRAYQLFEDGLITQTDLESRILKKQEAQAKFVKAENTLNTTRQELSVARLDVRSKRAEYNDKIAKNQSDQASTGAAKQDAIAEKTKLENTLANYRTRQTGQVILAPQGGRVVSTTQGGVGEIIKAGASVCTIQPLDFQEAAELYVNAMDVPLIHPGENVRLQFDGWPALVFSGWPSASVGTFGGQVVSVDQVINAKGKYRVIIIPEEGESWPRPLSIGSGVYGMVLLKDVPLGYELWRQINGFPPEFYEGKDVEEKKEGDEKK, encoded by the coding sequence ATGCTGAACATTAGTCCAAATACAACACCTGAACGCGAGAAGTACTTGCACTCTAAGAGTCTTGAAAGACTGGAGGGTAAGGGCGAACAGACGAAGTTCCTGCGTATGCTAGGAATCAGCTTCGGTATCCTGGTCATCCTCATGCTTTTGCCTTGGACGCAGAACCTGAATGCTCCTGGAGAGGTAATTTCTCGATTCCCAGATAAAAAGCCGCAGCAGGTCAACTCTCTGATCGATGGCCGTATCAAGAAATGGTACGCATTTGAAGGGCAAAATATCAACGCCGGAGATACGATTGTCACATTGACCGAGGTAAAGCCGGAGTACCTCGATGAGGATCTTATTCCTAGAACGCTGGCTTTGGTTCGTGCGAAGGAAGAAGCCATCGTGCTTTACACCAACAAGCTGGAAGCTCTGGCTAATCAAGAAGTCATCCTAGAAGAGCGTCGTGAGCTGGCTATTCAACAAGCGAAACTCAAAATTCAGCAGTCTATTCAGAAGGTAGCAGCGGACAGTGCGGCAGCTGTTCAGGCTAGAATTGATCGCGATATCGCCAATGAACGTGAGAAACGTGCTTATCAATTATTTGAAGATGGCTTGATTACACAAACGGACCTTGAGTCTCGCATCTTGAAAAAGCAGGAGGCTCAGGCAAAATTTGTCAAGGCTGAGAATACATTAAACACTACACGTCAAGAATTGAGCGTGGCTCGATTAGATGTTCGTAGCAAACGCGCTGAATACAACGATAAGATTGCGAAGAACCAGAGTGACCAAGCTTCAACAGGTGCTGCGAAGCAAGACGCTATCGCGGAAAAGACCAAATTGGAAAACACCCTGGCAAACTACCGCACACGTCAAACAGGCCAAGTGATCCTTGCTCCTCAAGGCGGACGAGTAGTAAGCACAACGCAAGGTGGTGTGGGGGAAATCATCAAGGCAGGAGCTTCTGTCTGCACGATTCAACCACTCGACTTCCAAGAAGCTGCAGAACTCTACGTTAACGCGATGGATGTCCCTTTGATTCATCCAGGAGAAAATGTTCGACTCCAATTTGATGGATGGCCTGCCTTGGTATTCTCAGGCTGGCCTAGTGCCTCTGTGGGAACCTTTGGAGGACAAGTGGTGAGTGTTGATCAGGTAATAAATGCCAAAGGAAAGTACCGCGTGATCATTATCCCTGAAGAAGGAGAATCATGGCCTCGTCCTTTAAGTATTGGATCAGGTGTTTACGGAATGGTACTCTTGAAAGATGTACCTCTCGGATACGAGCTTTGGCGACAAATCAACGGTTTCCCTCCTGAGTTCTACGAAGGGAAAGATGTAGAAGAAAAGAAAGAGGGGGATGAGAAAAAGTAG
- a CDS encoding ABC transporter transmembrane domain-containing protein → MRNNLTNSLLSPWQRLWRLLNGERKLLGKIFLIAAFGGLIGLSLPLGIQAIINFIQAGRVSTSWIVLISFVLLGIFFSGWLQIRQQWLTEYLQQRIFSKASIEFSVRLPKLLFRELEKRNPAELMNRFFDVLTLQKGISKLIIDFSTAVLQIFFGLILLGLYHPFFILFDFALIILMFFLFRMAMRRGLNTSIQESTWKYSVVRWLEEVALNLESFRMTPATTMAEKQTDNLTDKYLDARTEHFKVLVRHYIALLIFKLIIAAGLLLLGSLLVINNQIGIGQFVAAEIVILLISSSVEKVILNLETVYDVLTALEKVGSVTDLKLEQGGSVKNQSSNAPLLKMEDVIIQEDNYTSRLEIEELQINEGDRVFISYEHPFLVRTMVQLITARDCNFQGHVHYRGKSLKTFNKDLYRISVGEVWGRDTLFTDTVFENIRMGRDIPDEAVDKVLNEMGLIKDVRFLPEGENTMVLPFSNLLSNSLTKGILLARMVVDEPDILIVDAEQLPSDPVRKKQLLNYLLDPFHPWAVIFLGETDPGSEFFDLRLKYDDGVLRKES, encoded by the coding sequence ATGAGAAACAACTTAACTAACTCTTTACTGTCTCCTTGGCAACGTTTATGGAGACTACTCAACGGCGAGCGAAAACTACTTGGTAAGATATTTCTTATCGCCGCTTTTGGAGGTCTTATTGGTCTCTCCCTTCCCCTCGGAATTCAGGCTATCATCAACTTCATTCAAGCAGGTCGTGTCAGCACCTCTTGGATCGTTCTGATCTCCTTTGTTCTTCTCGGAATCTTCTTTAGTGGCTGGCTTCAAATTAGACAGCAGTGGCTAACGGAATACCTGCAACAAAGAATCTTCAGTAAAGCGAGTATTGAATTCTCTGTACGCCTTCCTAAACTGTTGTTCAGAGAGCTCGAAAAGAGAAACCCTGCCGAGTTGATGAACCGTTTCTTTGACGTCTTAACGTTACAGAAAGGGATCAGCAAGTTGATCATTGACTTTTCTACGGCCGTACTTCAGATCTTCTTTGGATTGATCCTACTCGGCTTGTACCATCCCTTCTTCATCCTCTTCGATTTCGCGCTCATCATCCTCATGTTCTTCCTCTTTAGAATGGCCATGAGACGAGGACTTAACACGAGTATTCAAGAAAGTACTTGGAAATATTCTGTTGTACGATGGCTTGAAGAAGTAGCATTGAACCTCGAGTCGTTTAGAATGACACCTGCCACCACTATGGCAGAAAAGCAAACGGATAATCTAACTGACAAATACCTAGATGCTCGAACAGAGCACTTTAAGGTTCTTGTTCGACACTACATCGCACTCCTCATCTTTAAACTGATCATTGCAGCGGGTCTTCTACTTCTAGGTTCCTTGCTTGTAATCAACAACCAAATTGGGATTGGTCAGTTCGTAGCAGCCGAAATCGTTATCCTCTTGATTAGTTCTTCAGTAGAGAAGGTGATTTTGAATCTTGAGACGGTGTATGATGTCCTCACTGCCCTTGAGAAAGTAGGTTCAGTTACTGATTTGAAACTGGAACAAGGAGGAAGTGTAAAGAACCAATCTTCGAATGCTCCGCTCCTGAAAATGGAGGATGTTATTATCCAAGAAGACAATTACACTTCTCGACTAGAGATTGAAGAACTTCAGATTAATGAAGGTGATCGAGTCTTTATCAGTTATGAGCACCCCTTCTTAGTCCGGACCATGGTGCAGCTAATTACAGCACGTGATTGTAACTTCCAAGGGCATGTCCACTATCGTGGGAAATCGTTGAAGACCTTCAACAAAGACCTGTACCGAATTTCTGTAGGTGAAGTATGGGGGCGTGACACCCTCTTTACTGATACGGTGTTTGAAAACATCCGCATGGGTCGCGATATTCCGGATGAGGCAGTTGACAAGGTCTTGAACGAAATGGGACTCATCAAAGATGTACGATTCCTACCTGAGGGAGAAAACACAATGGTGTTGCCATTCTCAAACCTACTTTCAAATTCACTGACAAAAGGCATTCTCTTAGCCCGCATGGTGGTTGATGAACCAGATATTCTGATCGTCGATGCTGAGCAATTACCATCTGACCCTGTGCGAAAGAAGCAATTGTTGAATTACCTGCTTGATCCATTCCATCCATGGGCTGTAATATTCCTTGGAGAGACGGATCCAGGATCTGAATTCTTCGATTTACGACTAAAATATGACGACGGTGTTCTCCGTAAAGAAAGCTGA
- a CDS encoding SDR family oxidoreductase, whose amino-acid sequence MKSFYENKHVWITGASSGIGKALTQTLSAYGARLIISSRREEALKEVRETCAFPEKIGILPLDLADGDSLPEKAAIAIGMAGGQIDIMVHNGGISQRSLVKDTDISVDRKVMEIDYFGTVALTKALLPHFIENQSGHFAVVTSLMGVFSSPMRSGYCGAKHALHGFFDALRAEHHEDNIHVSIICPGFIRTEISKNALVGDGSKQETMDQATDKGLTPEQCAQRMAKAISKRKPETYIGKKEILAIYLKRWMPGVLRRIIRKAAVT is encoded by the coding sequence ATGAAGTCTTTCTACGAAAACAAACACGTCTGGATCACTGGTGCCTCTTCTGGAATCGGAAAAGCACTGACACAGACATTGTCAGCATACGGTGCCCGTCTCATTATCTCATCACGCCGTGAAGAAGCGTTGAAGGAAGTGAGAGAAACATGTGCCTTCCCTGAAAAAATTGGCATTCTCCCCCTTGATTTAGCAGATGGAGATTCACTACCAGAAAAAGCAGCCATCGCCATCGGCATGGCTGGAGGACAGATTGACATCATGGTACACAACGGGGGTATCAGTCAACGTTCCTTGGTAAAAGACACTGACATCTCTGTTGATCGTAAGGTAATGGAGATCGATTATTTCGGGACAGTGGCACTCACAAAGGCACTCCTACCTCACTTTATCGAGAATCAAAGCGGACACTTCGCTGTGGTGACAAGCTTAATGGGAGTCTTCTCTTCTCCGATGAGATCAGGATACTGTGGAGCAAAGCACGCCCTGCATGGATTCTTTGATGCGCTCCGAGCTGAACATCACGAAGACAATATTCACGTTTCGATTATTTGTCCTGGCTTTATTCGCACAGAAATCTCTAAGAACGCACTGGTTGGAGACGGGTCCAAACAAGAGACGATGGACCAAGCTACTGATAAGGGTTTGACCCCTGAACAATGTGCCCAAAGAATGGCTAAAGCCATCAGCAAACGAAAGCCAGAAACTTATATCGGAAAAAAGGAAATTTTGGCAATTTATTTAAAGCGCTGGATGCCAGGTGTATTGCGCCGAATTATAAGGAAAGCAGCAGTCACTTAA
- the gyrB gene encoding DNA topoisomerase (ATP-hydrolyzing) subunit B, whose amino-acid sequence MSEENQKQYSADSIQSLEGMEHVRKRPSMYIGDVGVRGLHHLVYEVVDNSIDEALAGHCDTITVTIHEGNSITVTDNGRGIPVDIHKKEGVSALEVVMTKIGAGGKFDKGSYKVSGGLHGVGVSCVNALSTALRAEVHRDGKIWEQEYSIGKAKYPAREIGTTDTTGTKVTFQPDDTIFEALEYNYETLSKRLRELAYLNKGIHLTITDEREKDEEGNFISEIFHSQTGLVEFVQYIDENREQLIEEVIHVEGEKNGVPVEVAMVYNTSFNENIHSYVNNINTHEGGTHLSGFRRGLTNTLKKYAEQSGMLDKLKFEIAGDDFREGLTAIISVKVAEPQFEGQTKTKLGNREVTASVSQAVSEMVSNYLEEHPNDAKQIVQKVILAAQARHAARKAREMVQRKTVMSGSGLPGKLADCSEKDPTVCELFLVEGDSAGGTAKQGRDRNFQAIMPLRGKILNVEKAMHHKIFDNEEIKNIYTALGVTLGTEEDSKALNMTKLRYHKIVIMCDADVDGSHIETLILTFFFRHMKELIENGYVYIATPPLYLVKKGAKQEYAWNDQERDEWIEKLRGSGTESSVNIQRYKGLGEMNAEQLWDTTMNPEFRTLRRVTIENAAECDHIFSMLMGDDVPPRRAFIEENAKYANIDA is encoded by the coding sequence ATGAGCGAAGAGAATCAGAAGCAATATAGCGCTGATAGTATCCAGTCGTTAGAGGGAATGGAACACGTGCGTAAACGTCCTTCAATGTACATTGGAGATGTTGGCGTTCGAGGTCTTCACCACTTGGTTTATGAGGTGGTAGATAACTCTATCGATGAGGCCCTTGCCGGGCACTGTGATACGATCACTGTGACCATTCATGAAGGAAATTCGATCACGGTTACTGATAACGGACGTGGTATCCCGGTGGATATTCACAAGAAGGAAGGTGTTTCTGCCCTCGAGGTAGTAATGACTAAGATTGGTGCCGGTGGTAAGTTCGATAAGGGCTCATACAAGGTTTCAGGTGGTCTCCACGGTGTGGGGGTTTCATGTGTGAATGCACTTTCTACAGCGCTACGCGCCGAAGTGCATCGCGATGGAAAAATCTGGGAGCAAGAGTATTCGATTGGAAAAGCAAAGTATCCAGCGCGTGAAATCGGAACAACTGATACCACGGGTACTAAAGTAACTTTCCAGCCAGATGACACCATCTTCGAAGCACTGGAATACAACTACGAGACACTATCAAAGCGTCTGCGCGAGTTGGCTTACCTGAACAAAGGAATCCACCTCACCATTACCGATGAGCGCGAAAAAGACGAAGAAGGAAACTTCATCTCTGAGATTTTCCACTCACAAACAGGATTGGTTGAGTTCGTTCAATACATCGATGAGAACCGTGAGCAGCTAATCGAGGAGGTGATTCACGTTGAAGGTGAAAAGAATGGGGTACCTGTCGAAGTTGCGATGGTGTACAACACTTCATTCAACGAGAATATCCACTCTTACGTAAACAACATTAATACCCATGAAGGTGGTACACACCTCTCAGGTTTCCGTCGTGGATTGACCAATACCCTGAAGAAGTACGCTGAGCAATCAGGAATGCTTGATAAACTCAAGTTCGAGATTGCAGGTGACGACTTCCGTGAAGGATTGACGGCGATTATTTCCGTGAAGGTTGCTGAACCTCAGTTCGAAGGACAGACGAAAACAAAGTTGGGTAACCGTGAAGTTACAGCGTCTGTATCACAGGCGGTGAGCGAAATGGTTTCCAACTACTTGGAAGAGCACCCGAACGATGCGAAGCAGATCGTTCAGAAAGTGATCTTGGCTGCACAAGCACGTCACGCTGCACGCAAGGCGCGTGAAATGGTACAGCGTAAGACAGTCATGAGCGGAAGTGGTCTTCCAGGAAAACTGGCTGACTGTTCTGAAAAAGACCCTACAGTTTGTGAGCTATTCCTTGTCGAGGGAGACTCGGCAGGTGGTACTGCAAAACAAGGACGCGACCGTAACTTCCAGGCAATTATGCCGCTGCGTGGTAAGATCTTGAACGTGGAGAAAGCTATGCACCACAAGATCTTTGATAACGAAGAGATCAAAAACATTTACACGGCACTTGGAGTGACCCTCGGTACTGAGGAAGACAGCAAGGCCTTGAACATGACCAAGCTTCGTTACCACAAGATTGTCATCATGTGTGATGCCGACGTCGATGGTTCACACATCGAAACACTGATCTTGACTTTCTTCTTCCGCCACATGAAAGAGTTGATCGAAAACGGTTACGTATACATCGCTACGCCACCACTTTACTTGGTGAAGAAAGGTGCGAAGCAAGAATACGCCTGGAACGATCAAGAGCGTGATGAGTGGATTGAAAAACTCCGCGGTAGCGGAACAGAAAGTAGCGTGAACATTCAGCGTTACAAGGGTCTTGGAGAGATGAACGCGGAACAACTTTGGGATACAACTATGAACCCAGAGTTCAGAACGCTTCGTCGAGTGACCATCGAAAACGCTGCAGAGTGTGATCACATCTTCTCAATGTTGATGGGTGATGACGTACCACCACGTCGTGCCTTCATCGAAGAGAATGCAAAATACGCGAATATCGACGCGTAA